Genomic DNA from Salvia miltiorrhiza cultivar Shanhuang (shh) chromosome 1, IMPLAD_Smil_shh, whole genome shotgun sequence:
CATTTTCTGGGGGCAACTCAGTTGTACAAGACGGCTGTACGCTCACATTGGCATCAAGGTACGTTTATGCCCTCGTTAACATTGAATTTTGGGTTAATCATACTTTGTTTCCGCAACTTACAGCATTTTCAAAAAAAAGTTTCTAACTTGCGTTTTCACTTCAAGAACCCTCAACTTTGGAAAAAGTTTGCTTTATGGAGCCTTATAGAATCCGACAACAGAATAATGATTGCTGGAATCTACATAATTCAATATTCAATATGAAATTTCAGAACACCCCAAACCCTAAGAATccggcaaagtgactcatcatTTTGTCATCCAATTCCCTAAGGCGggacataaataaaaaaaattcaaagtcGAAGgtttttgaagtgaaaacataAGTTGGGGGACATATTTtagaaaacgctgaaagttgaGACACAAAGTATGTTAAACCCTTGAATTTATCGGTCACAAATTTGGTACACCATTCATTATGCAGAATTCTGTGGTCTGAATTTTCCACGTTAAAATGCTGTCAAATTTCTATCGAGTTGATAAGAATATTATCTGAAAAGGGACTCCGTAACACATGTTGATAGCTATATTTAATATCCTCGACTGAGTTTGAAACTATGTGAACAGCAAGAGAGCTCTTCGTCGTGAGAGGGAAACACTGAGCAGGCTTATGAATAGAAGGTATACAAAAGAGGAGAGGAGCAGACTCTACATCGAGTGGGGCGTGGATCTCGACTCAAAGAGGAGGAGGCTGCAGCTAGTTAACCGTTTGTATGGCAACACCGGGAACACAGACCATGTGAGTCGGAGCGCTGCTGTCGTGGCAAGGCTCATCGGGTTCTCGCAACACGGGGTGGCCCTCAAGGAGATGTTTGGACTCAGCTTCACACCTCCGCGCATGTGCAGAAGATCGTTTAGCTGGAAAAACAGTATGTACTCCCTTTTGTGAAGTTGCCTTCTATCTATAGGTGGGGATTGGATGGATGGTTTCATCTATGATATTAGATGTAATGACGTCGTTTTAGTAATGAAATTTCTGGCGCCATTTTCCCAGTCAGATGCGGATGCGGCTATGGTACGAGataacgacgtcgttttactaaTGAATTTTTGGCACCATTTTCCCATTGATTGTAAGACTACGCATATTGAAATTAGATTTGTCCATGAATGATCTATGTTACTAATTATTAAtagattttattgttttccCTTAAATACAAGATATATTCCTCCCCTCGTGTTAAAAGTGATTTGTATTCTATTTTGAGTTGTTCACCTAAAAATGACGTATTTCATAAGTAGCCAAAATTATCCCTTAAAAAATTGTAGTATatctatcatttttaattaatttatactatatttttttaatttatgtgccTAAAATTATTGTGTCACTTATAATGAGACggagaaaaatattaaatttgaatgATATGTCAAAAGAGTTCTACTTAACAGTACAACAATCAAACTAGTAAAATTAGATTATATTCAAACAATATGTTGGTGGGATTGGAGCCAAATTAGGCACTAAATACTAGATGAGGCTTGTGCTTTGCAAGGATATTCTTTTTTTACAAAACGGCGACAGCATGATATGTATAACATATGAAGTACATTAAAATTGAATATCTAATTAAGCGTAGTAAATCGAAATTTTTGGTAACGTTGTTACTTTTATCTACATGGTACATTGGTACGAGTAATTTTCAAAGCCAGAAATATATGACCTTTAAACTCTagcaaacaaataaaatatcaaaactACTGAAAAGTGCAGTTCACTCATCTTAATAATGTTTTTGTAGAATCACAGTGgttggagagagggagagaaaaataattgaaactaaactaaactaaaataaaataaaatcacttTATTCGATATTAGATTAAATCTGGTCGAAAAATGATCATATAGAGTGGGCCGTGAGCAATGGTGTGAAGCCCAAATATTTTTTGATTCAGCCAAGGCCCAAAAACCAGTGAAACGACGTCGCTTGGTAAATGGCAAAATTAGGAACTCAGCGTCGAAATTACTAGAAACTTGGCTGTATCAGAAATCAGAGACctcggaagagagagaggagaaatgAGCGTAGCTACGGCGTCGTATGTGGCTCGGCGGGCAGCGCAGAAGGAGAGGGTTAGGATCCTCTACAGGAGAGCTCTCAAGGACACTCTCAATTGGGCGGTTCATCGCCACCTCTTTTACGCCGATgtaatttttttctaattctctCTCGCTATCTCTATTTCCTCATACATTAATTCGATCTCAGCCTTTGCGTGGACAAAATTGTGTGATAAAACTGTTTCGCTATTTAGACGAGCTTAAATTTATGCTGGATTGGCCGTatgagttatttatttatttatttgtgcgTTTATTTTCTCAGGCCGATGCTCTAAGAGAGAAATTCGAGGCGAATAAACACGtggtttgttttcttttcttcatcatttattttgGTTTTGTTCGTTATGAATTAGGAGTTTTTTCGCAGTTCAATGTAATGGTGGTTGTTTTGTTTCATAAATTTGGCCTGGGGAAAACGATTGAGCTGTTTGATTGAATCGTGTATGTTCGATAAACTTTTTATGAGCTTATTTGTTGGCCTAGATTTGGTAAGTTATTTTAATGGCATTACTATAATGTAggttttgtgtgtgtgcgtgtgtgttatCACGTTAAATACAAAAACATTGAGAAATATTGGATCTGGAAAAAGGTGGGATCATAGTACTTAATTCAGAGAGTAATAATTGGAAGTATGtcaatttttattgataaaGTTCAACCTAGAAGCACAATGTTGGATTGATTGTGGCATCCTTTCTGCTCATCTTCCAGGAGGATATCGAACTGATCGATAGAATGATAACTGCTGGTGAAGCAACCTACGACAAGTGGAGGCATCCCGATCCTTACATTGGTAATTTGATTTAATTGGTAgcgttattttttttatatccatTTGTAGTGTGGAAGTACATTGATGAGCATGGAAATTCCTAAGTTGAAGAGTGTAATAGTTAGGGTGGAATTTTTACCACTCTGTGTTACAGGAGTGCCATATGCTATACTTCCATAAACTAATCATCTTTCATATAAACAGTTTTAGCTTGCGAAAAGATCAAGATACTATATTCTGCAATGCTAATTGTTCTTCACAGAGAGAGGGAACCAGTAGCATTATATATCTTTCTTGGAACTCTAGTATAGGTTAGTCATTTGAATTGGTTTCTAAGGATGATAGTAAGAAGAAAGGAGGACTGACTTTAATGCTTTGCATCAAATAGCAAATTTCAGAGCATTGggggaaaagaaaaaaccaacTGTATTATCTATCTAGACTACGTGCAAGTTAACATAGTTTGTGCATTTATAAACTTATGAATGATGTCTTGTCTATTCCACCTTTACTGAAGCCTGCATAATGTACTATATTCTAGATGAGGGCGCAAGAATCTGTgatagtaaattttaatataagaataatagttgtttttgtttaattaggtttcattttttctttctacaGTTCCTTGGGCTCCTGGTGGCTCCAAATTCTGCCGGAATCCAACACCACCTCCTGGGGTAACTGATCaaatactaattattaattgCCCTGATTTAGTCAAATGGCTATGTATTTAGTTAGCAATTGCAATTTTCTTGTCTTCTATTTCTGTTTTATATTGATTTCACAAAAGGTGTTTGCATTTTGACATTTTAAATTAACATTTGTCATGAAGGCAAACTAAGTCGTCGTTTTTAGTCTGAATTTTATGCATTAGATTTCATTTTAGTACCATTATAAGTGCATCAATGCCTGCCTATTGAATAGATGAGATGCTAGCTCATTATGATATCTTGTTTGGCTTTATGCTCCTGTTTCCACTTATATTCTTTGTGTTGATATTCCAAAAGTACGAAATTCTTCTAACATGTAGTCGCAAGATTTACTCTTAAGTGATAAGGTTTTAATCTGCGACATACTGTTGCTATGTGGTTAATGCAGATTGAGATTATACACAACTATGGCATGGAAGAGCGTGAATGAAGAGGACCATCATCCTCCAAAATAAATGAAGGTTGGTTGTTTTGGTACTATTATTCACATTAATTCTGTCACTCTTATTCTGAGAGGTTGTATTAAACGTGAATTCTACACAGTGACATTCCTCCTGTTTTAGCATTTGGTGGTTGAGTCTTTATTCGGTATTTTTATTTCTTGCTGGTTGCTTTTATAATCCTCCAACCCCATCCCCACCACCCAGGCTAGATGGCAAACCCAAGGGGGGCTTAAGCCCCCaccaaacattttttttaaaaaaaatcttttgaAATTGTCAAATTATTGGTAATTTTTGTATCATTGTACAATAGCCTCCATACCAAATGCAAATTGTGAGAAAATTATCTTTTCGAAATCTCAAActcaaaatttagaaaatatagcTCCATTACGATTTTTTTCAGCGTTCACCCCTGTGCCTACCAATTTATTATGTGAGAAGCGCACAAGAATGTTTGGAGCCTAGTATGGTTAACAATGAATATGCTGATGAGATCTTGATGAATAATGATGCAGATTGGAGGCTCACAAATCACGATAGAGGATGAATTTCGATCCCCATTTTGTGGTCTGCAGTTTTCAATTTCCTTCGAAAGAGATGTTGATGATCATTATTGTATTTGAGTAGTTTTGACTCCCAAAATTGGATGCTCAAAGATAATGTTGATTTCCCCGCTTTGTTGGATGTTCATACTTATTTGTTTCCATTTGAATAATGCCATGTTCGAAAAACTCACCTAGGCTTGCGTTCTGAAATTTTCAGTTACAATTCTTTACTTAAATCTGAAGTGAATGTTGGTGACAGATGattataatactatatatttctGCGTCACATTTTGATTGTAGTTCAATCCTGTAATAAATGAATGTGCCATGTTACTATATAGAAAGAACAACATACATTTGGCGTATTTTCACTTCCAGCTGCCAAAATGTTTCGAAATGGCATTTTAATTCTCTGTCATTTGAGTTAACGGTCATGGGCTCTCAAGTTTGGCAAACTTTGGCCTTTTTATTGAATGGAATTGGCTACACCGTGTGAAAATCAGGTCGTATATGTAAAAGTAGAATTGTAGTTTTAtgtgcaaaattaaaattaggcGAAAATCATATATTTGAGGCAGAATTATTAGTGCAAAATTAGAATTAGGCAAAAAAGTAATTGTATATTTAGAGGCTAAATTATTAGTTAAAGAATTTTATCTATTTATCACAATTTTAGATGgattatatcaaaataaattaacttaattatatggatatttattaaataactGATTAGCATTTAAAAGAAGTAGggatattataattaatatcaaAATTTGTAAAATAGTAGTAGCTCATTAATCATCTTGAAATTTGTAATTGTACAGTCAAATATGCCGGCTTACCCGGAAAGTGCGAACCAagataaaatgacaaaaaaaaaaaaaaaaaaaaaaaaaacctttgtGATAACAGATAGACTTGATATAATCTAAAATATTGcaattcaacttttttttttcccatttGTAGCTAACAGAATATGTTCATGTCAAAATATTATCTAGCATGCCAcacaatttaataaaaattaaagatcgacccaattaaaaaaaacgtAGATAGGGATCATGCATCTTCGCACCGTTACATTGTGCAAAGAAACAGAAAGTCTAAGGCAGTCAATAAAGTCTTTTTAAGAGTGAACTCATTAGTAACAAAACTTCCAACGCTatcaagaaaaaggaaatgataAGACGATCGACAAAGTGCAACTTAGTTGGTAATACACTTCCTTCTAACCAATAGGTCATGGTTTCAAGTTACCTAGTGTGCGCGAGTGCGAGTGTGCGTGAGTTATaactctaaaaaataaaaaaacggtAAGACTCGTGACAACAATCTAACTACTAACAAAAGGGACAGCTATCCATTGCGCCATTATCAACATATTTCTGACCtagttttttatttatagtaaAGGTACAATTTCTTAATCAACATACCAACTACCTATATCATGTGCTGGTCAGTAGCTAAATGTGATACTGATCTAAGTTAAATAATCTTGAGGCCTATGGCAATAACTCCACTTCTACACATTATCTTGAGGCCAAGGTACTTCGCATTTCTAGTATCTTTAACACCTAGTCTGTGGTCAAGTGGATGCGATACAattgtaataatttttatagagCCACATTATTGTAGGAAAATAATCATCTTCCAGAGTGTGTGATCAAATCATGCATGCCTATGACATGTTTACTACTTGTGGTATATTGGGACAAAAAGGAATTAAACAACAGGAAAATACAAGGTTTCCACTTTGTTTTGCACAAGTGAAATATCCACACAAAAGGGTAGGGAAATGTTATATTAGCACCATATCAAGCGTTCTCAATGAaaatgttgattcgtgtattaATAGGCATTCTCTAGCATCTAGCAACACACACCTAACTCTATCTTTCTAGTTGAACAGAAGGGGCAAAAACTGATATGGGGTGACAACTGTTGCATTATTCTTAATCTAGGAGACACCAGCAGGCGATGCATAAGGCTGACCTTGATATGATATTGTTTTGCTCAGTATTGTCTTAATAGTAGATCCTGAATGCATAAAGAATCTAGATCGAGAACTAGATGATCTAAGCAAGTGATAAACCCAAATAGTCCCTAAACACATCAGTCTCTCACTAACACCTCCTCAAATGAGGAATTACATATGCTACTCAAGCAATCCAGATGTCTCTCAGTAAAACACACACAAGCAGAGGCATCTAAGACTAATTCCAACATGATAATTGACAATCGAGTGCACACATGGTAAGTATCACCTCCATCTAGTGTGGCACCTCCTAAAATCAAGATTCTGAAACAGTTTGAATTATATGGACTCCAATTCTGAGATATGAAAAACCAAATTCTGACTAGAGTAATCGATGATCTATCAACTCCCGAACGATTTTTCACATATTAAAAATGCTAAATACATACAATAATACGGCCATAAGAGcaacaaaagaaacaagaaagaTAACACCTATGGAGCAGTATGCAAAAGCTTAAATAGCTTATTCGTCTATTAGTAAATTTTAGAGTAGCTTAGCACATGATCAGCTCATCAAGCAAACCAATGAACATCAATTAGCTACTCAAGATGTTTGGTTCCATTTGATTAACTGAATTCATCAAACCAAACCAAAACACTAATAGAATCTAGCTTCAACCACGAGCTTTTCTGAGTTAATCGATTCAACTGAACACTAGATTTTTCCTATTAACTCATGGAAAAAATGTACATTAAACATCGCAAACAACAACGAAAAATGTGAGCGAAAACTTAGATGAGCTTGAAAGGGAGAGGCCAAGGAGTGGACCTCGGCACCTCTACCTTATCCTTGATCCTCTCGATTTTCTTCTCCCTTTTAGGCCTGGAGTTTCCGAACGAACCTTTGAATCTCTTTCCTTTCTTAGTCTTCTTGTCTCCTCGGCCGCACAATATCGCATCCCCCGGCGGCGCCGCCATGGACGACGCGAGGGAGGAGAATGCCATCCGCAGCTCAGCGGCCGATGCCATCCGCCGCAATGCCGCGTTGCACCGCTGGATCATCGCCATTTCTGCCTCCGATCGAACTGATTTCTCGGTGGAAATTTTCAGGTCTTAAACCCTAGAGAGATGTGGAGCTGGATTACCGAGTTTTGCCGGATTGATTGATCCAGAGTTTTTAAGTATTTAGGCGAAGGGCCGTGTAAATTTAACATTTTACATTTTGCACCCCTGCAAATTTGGAATTTTCAAAGTAGGACATTTGAGTTttcgttatttgatttttttttactatgtcAAGGCGGCCAGGCCCAATAACCAATGTTGCAAtacattt
This window encodes:
- the LOC131005509 gene encoding 30S ribosomal protein S31, mitochondrial — protein: MAMIQRCNAALRRMASAAELRMAFSSLASSMAAPPGDAILCGRGDKKTKKGKRFKGSFGNSRPKREKKIERIKDKVEVPRSTPWPLPFKLI
- the LOC131005504 gene encoding NADH dehydrogenase [ubiquinone] 1 beta subcomplex subunit 9-like, translating into MSVATASYVARRAAQKERVRILYRRALKDTLNWAVHRHLFYADADALREKFEANKHVEDIELIDRMITAGEATYDKWRHPDPYIVPWAPGGSKFCRNPTPPPGIEIIHNYGMEERE